A single genomic interval of Rubripirellula reticaptiva harbors:
- a CDS encoding ABC transporter permease: MKPRSDVPFFIVMVGLSSCFVGLIVLLILADVSFTSIHHFRQAISKPEILASIRLTLLTCTVSAISSIWVATPLAYLLSRFRFPGRVIVDLIVDVPLVLPPLVLGLSLLILFHLPVGDWTLESWLRDTTGVAVTHHWPAIVLAQFCVACAFAVRMMRGTFAQIDRRAEDVARTLGCNHGQAFFYVALPQAGPGMIAATTIAWARSLGEFGPILVFAGATRMKTEVLSTSVYLEMSVGELGSAVAVSLLMVGIAIAVLVGMRLIGNGITKDTLQ, encoded by the coding sequence ATGAAACCGCGTTCCGATGTACCGTTCTTTATCGTGATGGTGGGGTTGTCATCGTGCTTCGTCGGCCTGATTGTGTTGCTGATCTTAGCCGATGTTTCCTTCACTTCGATTCATCATTTTCGGCAAGCGATTTCAAAGCCTGAAATCCTAGCGTCGATTCGATTGACGCTGTTGACCTGCACGGTATCCGCGATTTCGTCGATCTGGGTCGCCACGCCACTAGCGTATCTACTATCACGATTTCGATTTCCAGGTCGCGTGATCGTGGATTTGATCGTGGACGTCCCATTGGTTCTTCCGCCCTTGGTCCTTGGCTTGAGTTTGTTGATCCTATTTCACCTGCCAGTTGGCGATTGGACACTGGAGTCGTGGCTGCGCGACACCACAGGCGTTGCTGTGACTCACCATTGGCCGGCGATCGTGCTGGCACAGTTCTGTGTCGCATGCGCGTTCGCCGTCCGAATGATGCGAGGAACGTTTGCGCAGATCGACCGACGGGCCGAGGACGTCGCCCGCACGCTGGGCTGCAATCACGGACAAGCGTTCTTTTACGTGGCGCTTCCGCAAGCCGGGCCGGGGATGATCGCCGCGACCACCATCGCCTGGGCACGATCGCTTGGCGAGTTTGGCCCAATCTTGGTTTTCGCCGGAGCGACCCGAATGAAAACAGAAGTCCTATCAACCAGCGTCTACTTGGAAATGAGCGTTGGTGAACTTGGATCCGCAGTCGCGGTCTCTCTATTGATGGTGGGAATCGCAATTGCGGTCCTGGTCGGAATGCGTTTGATCGGCAACGGCATCACCAAGGACACGTTGCAGTGA
- a CDS encoding ABC transporter ATP-binding protein, with the protein MIELNKLHVVAGDFALVDINLCIKPGQYAVLMGESGVGKTTILEAISGLRSASAGTIVVGDRNVTTMSPSQRNVGYVPQDLALFPTMTVREHLEFAPRLRGQSQKLIAQSVDPLVQRLSISHLMSRKPARLSGGEAQRVALGRALSFQPDALLLDEPLSALDESTRATLQSLLRSINRETGVTILHVTHDATEATALADVRFRLSSGNLDLDVIR; encoded by the coding sequence ATGATTGAATTAAACAAACTGCATGTTGTTGCTGGTGACTTCGCGTTGGTGGACATCAACCTTTGCATCAAGCCCGGCCAATACGCCGTATTGATGGGCGAATCGGGCGTGGGAAAGACCACGATTCTGGAAGCCATTTCTGGTTTGCGTTCGGCGAGCGCAGGAACCATCGTCGTCGGCGATCGCAATGTGACGACAATGTCGCCAAGTCAACGAAACGTCGGCTACGTCCCCCAAGACTTGGCTCTGTTCCCGACGATGACGGTGCGAGAACACCTAGAGTTTGCTCCACGACTGCGCGGCCAATCTCAAAAATTGATTGCACAATCGGTCGATCCCCTGGTCCAGCGTCTCAGCATTTCTCATTTAATGTCGCGAAAACCCGCCCGGCTTAGTGGCGGAGAAGCTCAACGAGTTGCACTCGGCCGCGCACTTTCGTTCCAACCCGACGCACTGTTGCTTGACGAACCGCTCAGCGCACTGGACGAATCAACACGTGCGACTTTGCAATCACTGCTTCGGTCAATCAATCGCGAAACCGGCGTTACGATCCTTCACGTTACTCACGATGCGACAGAAGCCACCGCACTTGCTGATGTCCGCTTTCGACTATCCAGCGGCAATCTCGACTTGGACGTTATTCGGTAG